The DNA window tcttcagatctccagcatcaATTCTCTACCTTGTTTCATGTCTGCTTCAGGCTGCATAAACATCGTTGTATATTTCAGAATTAGAAAAGCCTGGATCTTGTCCTGAACATTCCCCAGAAAGCTTGGGCATTTGTGTTGATCTATGCTCAGGAGATGGATCGTGCCCTGGCAACTTGAAGTGCTGTAGCAATGGGTGTGGCCATGCCTGCACACGTCCTGTCTGTGAGG is part of the Mus caroli unplaced genomic scaffold, CAROLI_EIJ_v1.1 scaffold_22613_1, whole genome shotgun sequence genome and encodes:
- the LOC110288336 gene encoding WAP four-disulfide core domain protein 18-like encodes the protein MKTATVLLLVALFTTNMNIFCALSSSKKKPGSCPEHSPESLGICVDLCSGDGSCPGNLKCCSNGCGHACTRPVCE